A window of Castanea sativa cultivar Marrone di Chiusa Pesio chromosome 1, ASM4071231v1 contains these coding sequences:
- the LOC142618474 gene encoding peptidyl-prolyl cis-trans isomerase PASTICCINO1-like — protein sequence MAVAEDAEQEVAPQNKKPPTEDEKRRKKIVPGSLMKALIRPGGGDSRPSDGDQVIYHCTIRTLDGVVVESTRSENGGRGTPIRHVLGKSKMIVGLLEGMPTMLKGEVAMFKMKPQVHYGEDDCPVSVVNEFPKDDELHFEIEMIDFFKAKVVSDDLGVVKKVINEGQGWESPREPYEVKAWISAKTGDGKLILSHMEGEPYFFTFGKSEVPKGLEMGIGTMARGEKAVVYVTSQYLTQSPLIPVIESFEEVHFEVELVHFIQVRDMLGDGRLIKRRIRDGKGDFPMDCPLHDSLLRVHYKGMLLDEERSVFYDTRVDNNDQPLEFSSGEGLVPEGFEMCVRLMLPGEIALVTCPPDYAYDKFPRPANVPEGAHVQWEIELLGFEMPKDWTGLNFKSIMDDAEKIRLTGNRLFKEGKFELAKAKYEKVLREFNHVNPQDDDEGKEFVNARNLLHLNVAACQLKVGECRKSIETCNKVLDANPAHVKALYRRGMAYMAAGDFEEARGDFKMMMKVDKLSEADATAALLKLKQKEQEVEKKARKQFKGLFDKKPGEIAIAGSEEREDNDTGENPNNFDKEDSDENNSEESREAEAEADQMGWFSRIWPTGGRLFSALGLQRCSIL from the exons ATGGCAGTAGCCGAAGATGCAGAACAGGAGGTTGCACCACAGAACAAGAAACCACCTACTGAGGATGAGAAGAG gagaaagaaaattgTGCCTGGAAGTTTGATGAAAGCTTTGATAAGACCTGGTGGGGGTGATTCAAGGCCTTCAGATGGTGATCAG GTCATATATCATTGCACCATTCGAACATTGGATGGAGTTGTTGTTGAATCTACTAGATCAGAAAATGGAG GCAGGGGTACCCCAATAAGACATGTTTTGGGCAAAAGCAAGATGATAGTGGGATTGCTAGAAGGAATGCCAACAATGTTAAAGGGTGAAGTGGCAATG TTCAAGATGAAACCTCAAGTGCACTATGGTGAGGATGATTGTCCAGTTTCGGTTGTCAATGAATTTCCGAAGGATGATGAACTTCATTTTGAGATTGAGATGATAGATTTCTTCAAAGCCAAG GTTGTAAGTGATGATTTGGGAGTTGTAAAGAAG GTAATAAATGAAGGGCAGGGTTGGGAATCACCAAGGGAACCTTATGAAGTAAAAGCTTG GATTTCTGCAAAGACTGGTGATGGCAAATTGATTCTGTCACATATGGAAGGAGAACCATATTTCTTTACTTTTGGAAAATCTGAG GTACCTAAAGGTCTTGAGATGGGAATTGGAACAATGGCACGTGGAGAGAAGGCAGTAGTATATGTCACCAGTCAGTACCTAACTCAATCCCCATTGATCCCTGTGATAGAAAGTTTTGAAGAAGTACACTTTGAGGTGGAGCTTGTCCACTTCATTCAG GTGCGGGACATGCTTGGAGATGGGCGCCTAATAAAACGCCGAATTCGTGATGGGAAAG GTGACTTTCCGATGGATTGCCCTCTTCATGACAGTCTATTACGTGTCCATTACAAGGGCATGCTTCttgatgaagaaaggagtgtCTTCTATGATACAAGAGTTGATAACAATGATCAGCCTTTGGAGTTCAGTTCTGGAGAAGGGCTT GTACCCGAGGGCTTTGAAATGTGTGTTCGTTTGATGCTGCCTGGTGAGATAGCTCTTGTCACATGTCCACCTGATTATGCATACGACAAGTTCCCAAG GCCAGCTAATGTTCCTGAAGGTGCTCATGTTCAATGGGAAATTGAACTTCTTGGTTTTGAGATGCCAAAG GATTGGACTGGTTTGAACTTCAAAAGTATAATGGATGATGCAGAGAAGATAAGACTCACA GGGAACAGGCTATTCAAAGAAGGAAAATTTGAACTTGCTAAGGCAAAGTATGAGAAG GTACTTCGGGAATTTAACCATGTCAATCCACAAGATGATGACGAAGGGAAGGAGTTTGTAAATGCCAGA aatctATTACATTTGAATGTGGCTGCATGCCAACTGAAAGTGGGAGAATGCAGAAAGTCCATCGAGACCTGCAATAAG GTCTTAGATGCAAACCCTGCACACGTAAAGGCTCTTTACCGTCGTGGAATGGCCTACATGGCAGCTGGAGATTTTGAGGAAGCAAGGGGTGATTTCAAAATG ATGATGAAAGTCGACAAGTTATCTGAAGCTGATGCAACAGCTGCTCTTCTTAAACTAAAGCAGAAGGAGCAG GAAGTTGAGAAGAAGGCTCGGAAACAATTTAAAGGATTATTTGACAAGAAACCAGGGGAAATTGCTATTGCTGGATCcgaagagagagaagataatGACACAGGTGAAAACCCTAACAATTTTGATAAGGAGGATTCGGATGAAAATAATTCAGAGGAATCACGTGAAGCTGAAGCTGAGGCTGATCAAATGGGTTGGTTCTCCCGCATCTGGCCTACTGGTGGAAGACTATTTTCAGCTCTTGGGCTGCAAAGATGTTCTATATTATGA